Proteins encoded by one window of Streptomyces sp. NBC_01477:
- a CDS encoding acylneuraminate cytidylyltransferase, with protein sequence MSETSRPPADPTTRAGGHTVLAVIPARGGSKGVPGKNLAPVGGVPLVARAVLACLRARRVTAVAVSTDDPSIAEVARTAGAEVVLRPPAIAGDTATSEAAVLHAMDAHEARTGAAPDVVLLVQCTSPFITGEEIDGVVAAVVEGGADTAHTVAPFHGFIWRDPAGDPAGGDSAYGVNHDKATRPRRQDRPQDLLETGAAYAMRAAGFRAAGHRFFGRTALVRADSAKVLEIDEPADLQRARALAPLLDPAAATPTGDDVDAVVLDFDGTQTDDRVLIDADGHEAVTVHRGDGLGIAAMRRAGLPVLILSTETNPVVAARARKLDVPVLHGIDRKDLALKQWCEENGIAPERVLYAGNDVNDLPCFGLVGWPVAVAGAHDVVRAAARAITTADGGHGAIREIAAWLLGPTLAR encoded by the coding sequence ATGAGCGAGACGTCCCGCCCGCCGGCGGACCCCACCACCCGGGCCGGAGGCCACACCGTACTGGCCGTCATCCCCGCCCGCGGCGGCTCGAAGGGCGTGCCCGGCAAGAACCTCGCCCCGGTCGGCGGCGTGCCCCTGGTCGCGCGGGCGGTGCTCGCGTGCCTGCGGGCCAGGCGGGTCACCGCGGTCGCCGTGTCCACCGACGACCCGTCGATCGCCGAGGTCGCCAGGACGGCCGGCGCCGAGGTCGTCCTGCGGCCGCCGGCCATCGCGGGCGACACCGCGACCAGCGAGGCCGCGGTCCTGCACGCGATGGACGCGCACGAGGCGAGGACGGGCGCCGCCCCCGACGTGGTGCTGCTGGTGCAGTGCACCAGCCCCTTCATCACCGGCGAGGAGATCGACGGCGTCGTGGCCGCGGTCGTCGAGGGCGGCGCCGACACCGCCCACACCGTCGCCCCCTTCCACGGCTTCATATGGCGCGACCCGGCGGGGGACCCCGCCGGGGGCGACTCCGCCTACGGGGTCAACCACGACAAGGCCACCCGCCCGCGCCGTCAGGACCGGCCGCAGGACCTGCTGGAGACCGGCGCCGCCTACGCCATGCGCGCGGCCGGCTTCCGGGCCGCGGGCCACCGCTTCTTCGGGCGTACCGCGCTGGTCCGCGCCGACTCCGCGAAGGTGCTGGAGATCGACGAGCCCGCCGACCTCCAGCGCGCCCGCGCCCTGGCCCCGCTGCTCGACCCGGCGGCGGCCACCCCGACCGGCGACGACGTCGACGCGGTCGTACTGGACTTCGACGGCACCCAGACCGACGACCGGGTGCTGATCGACGCGGACGGACATGAGGCCGTCACCGTGCACCGCGGTGACGGGCTCGGGATCGCGGCCATGCGCCGTGCGGGACTTCCCGTCCTCATCCTGTCCACCGAGACCAACCCGGTCGTCGCCGCACGGGCGCGCAAGCTCGACGTCCCCGTACTGCACGGCATCGACCGCAAGGACCTCGCGCTCAAGCAGTGGTGCGAGGAGAACGGCATCGCGCCCGAGCGGGTGCTCTACGCCGGCAACGACGTCAACGACCTGCCGTGCTTCGGCCTGGTCGGCTGGCCCGTCGCCGTCGCCGGGGCCCACGACGTCGTACGGGCCGCGGCCCGCGCGATCACCACGGCCGACGGCGGCCACGGAGCGATCCGCGAGATCGCCGCGTGGCTGCTCGGCCCCACTCTGGCCCGCTGA
- a CDS encoding N-acetylneuraminate synthase family protein, whose product MPSNLRPVGSRHIGNSQPVYITGEIGINHNGDLENAFALIDAAVAAGCDAVKFQKRTPEICTPRDQWEIERDTPWGRMTYIDYRHRVEFDEAGYRSIDAYCRKRGIDWFASPWDVESVAFLEKFDVPAHKVASACLTDDDLLRALRATGRTVILSTGMSTPRQIRHAVEVLGSANIVLCHATSTYPAKHEELNLRMINTLQNEYPNVPVGYSGHEVGLQTTLAAVALGAVFVERHITLDRAMWGSDQAASVESQGLERLVRDIRIIETSLGDGVKKVYDGELGPMKKLRRVAGVIAEAEVGAGAEPASV is encoded by the coding sequence CTGCCCTCCAACCTCCGCCCGGTCGGCTCCCGCCACATCGGCAACAGCCAGCCCGTGTACATCACCGGCGAGATCGGCATCAACCACAACGGCGACCTGGAGAACGCGTTCGCCCTGATCGACGCGGCCGTCGCCGCGGGCTGCGACGCGGTCAAGTTCCAGAAGCGCACCCCGGAGATCTGCACCCCGCGCGACCAGTGGGAGATCGAGCGGGACACCCCGTGGGGCCGTATGACGTACATCGACTACCGGCACCGCGTCGAGTTCGACGAGGCCGGCTACCGCTCGATCGACGCGTACTGCCGCAAGCGCGGCATCGACTGGTTCGCGTCGCCGTGGGACGTGGAGTCCGTCGCCTTCCTGGAGAAGTTCGACGTGCCCGCGCACAAGGTGGCGTCCGCCTGCCTGACCGACGACGACCTGCTGCGCGCGCTGCGTGCCACCGGCCGCACGGTGATCCTGTCCACCGGCATGTCCACGCCCCGGCAGATACGGCACGCCGTGGAGGTGCTGGGCAGCGCCAACATCGTGCTCTGCCACGCCACGTCGACGTACCCGGCCAAGCACGAGGAGCTGAACCTGCGGATGATCAACACCCTGCAGAACGAGTACCCGAACGTGCCCGTCGGCTACAGCGGCCACGAGGTCGGCCTCCAGACCACGCTGGCCGCCGTCGCGCTCGGCGCGGTCTTCGTCGAGCGGCACATCACCCTCGACCGCGCCATGTGGGGCTCCGACCAGGCCGCGTCCGTCGAGTCGCAGGGCCTGGAGCGGCTGGTCCGCGACATCCGCATCATCGAGACCTCCCTCGGCGACGGCGTCAAGAAGGTCTACGACGGCGAGCTGGGCCCGATGAAGAAGCTCCGCCGGGTCGCCGGCGTGATCGCCGAGGCGGAGGTCGGGGCCGGCGCGGAGCCCGCGTCGGTCTGA